From Bradyrhizobium symbiodeficiens, the proteins below share one genomic window:
- a CDS encoding CoA transferase subunit A, translating into MNKVYPDAKSALSGILKDNMMIMSGGFGLCGIAEELSDAIREAGVKGLTVVSNNAGVDGIGLSRLLETRQIKKMISSYVGENKLFAQQFLAGELELEFNPQGTLAERIRAGGAGIPAFYTKTGVGTLIAEGKEVKEFDGEKYLMERGLFADLAIVHAWKGDTAGNLIYRKTARNFNPMMATAAKVTVAEVEHLVPAGELNPDHIHTPGIFVKRIVEVGTAKKRIEFRNTRPRPTKAPAAGTGVEI; encoded by the coding sequence ATGAACAAGGTCTATCCCGACGCCAAGTCGGCTCTGTCAGGCATTTTGAAAGACAACATGATGATCATGTCGGGAGGCTTTGGCCTCTGCGGCATCGCCGAGGAGCTGTCGGACGCGATCCGCGAGGCCGGCGTCAAGGGCCTGACGGTCGTCTCCAACAATGCCGGCGTCGACGGCATCGGCCTCAGCCGTCTCCTGGAGACCCGGCAGATCAAGAAGATGATCTCGTCCTATGTCGGCGAGAACAAGCTGTTCGCCCAGCAATTCCTCGCTGGCGAGCTGGAACTCGAATTCAATCCGCAGGGCACGCTGGCCGAGCGCATCCGCGCCGGCGGCGCCGGCATTCCGGCCTTCTACACCAAGACCGGCGTCGGCACGCTGATTGCCGAAGGCAAGGAAGTGAAGGAGTTCGACGGCGAGAAGTATCTGATGGAACGCGGCCTGTTCGCCGACCTCGCCATCGTGCACGCCTGGAAGGGCGACACCGCCGGCAATCTCATCTATCGCAAGACTGCGCGCAACTTCAACCCGATGATGGCGACCGCCGCCAAGGTCACGGTGGCCGAGGTCGAGCATCTGGTTCCGGCCGGCGAACTCAATCCCGACCATATCCACACGCCCGGCATCTTCGTGAAGCGCATCGTCGAGGTCGGCACGGCCAAAAAGCGCATCGAATTCCGCAACACCCGCCCGCGTCCGACCAAGGCGCCGGCCGCCGGCACTGGAGTTGAAATCTGA
- a CDS encoding ABC transporter permease encodes MRKVSRLSRFNIASLALGLAFLYLPILILVIYSFNASRLVTVWGGWSLRWYHEFFNDRAMIEAAWMSFRVAVSSATIATLLGTLAAVALSRGERFRGRTLFSGMLYAPLVMPEVITGLSLLLLFVALNAERGFWTVTIAHTTLTMCFVAVVVQSRLGSLDRSLEEAAMDLGCDPVRAFLSVTLPLIAPAIVAGWMLAFTLSLDDLVIASFTTGPGSATLPIRIYSEVRLGVKPEINAICTLVIALIAVVIVIASLASKLSSSQGESAAPL; translated from the coding sequence ATGCGCAAGGTCTCCCGCCTGTCCCGTTTCAACATCGCCTCGCTCGCGCTGGGGCTGGCCTTCCTCTATCTGCCGATCCTCATCCTCGTCATCTATTCCTTCAACGCCTCGCGGCTGGTGACGGTGTGGGGCGGCTGGTCGCTGCGCTGGTATCATGAATTCTTCAACGACCGCGCCATGATCGAGGCGGCCTGGATGAGCTTTCGCGTAGCGGTCTCCTCCGCGACCATCGCCACGCTGCTCGGCACGCTCGCCGCGGTCGCGTTGTCGCGCGGCGAGCGCTTCCGCGGCCGCACATTGTTCTCCGGCATGCTCTATGCGCCACTGGTGATGCCCGAGGTGATCACGGGGCTGTCGCTGCTGCTGTTGTTCGTCGCGCTGAACGCCGAGCGCGGCTTCTGGACGGTGACGATCGCCCATACCACGCTGACGATGTGTTTCGTCGCCGTGGTCGTGCAGTCCCGCCTCGGCTCGCTCGACCGTTCGCTGGAAGAGGCGGCGATGGATCTCGGCTGCGATCCGGTGCGCGCTTTTCTTTCGGTGACGCTGCCGCTGATCGCGCCCGCGATCGTCGCCGGCTGGATGCTGGCCTTCACGCTGTCGCTCGACGACCTCGTGATCGCGAGCTTCACCACCGGTCCCGGCTCGGCGACGTTGCCGATCCGGATCTATTCGGAGGTGCGGCTCGGCGTGAAGCCGGAGATCAACGCGATCTGCACGCTGGTGATCGCCCTGATCGCGGTGGTGATCGTCATCGCCTCGCTGGCCTCGAAGCTGTCGAGTTCGCAGGGCGAGAGCGCGGCGCCGCTTTAG
- a CDS encoding glycerol-3-phosphate dehydrogenase, producing the protein MADYDLAIIGGGLNGVSLARDAAGRGLRVILFEQGDLGGAASSATPRLIHGDLSVLERRRFRRVRRALAERRTWLRIAPHLVRPLRFVIPAHSDERPPWLLRAGLYVYDGLTNRGGLPPSATLDITHHPVGNALKRPFGTAFEYSDCVVDDSRLVVLTALDAAERGAAIRTGARCVRADRTDTWRLAVVDRGHRRTVTARALANATGAWTPMVADTVLRQPQPAMAATQMSQIIVPRLFDSQNVYVFQNNDGRLIFARPFERDFTLIGTVTHAFTGDPAIVAMPGADVGYLCDAASRYFRERVAPTDVVRTVSGVNLTLASARGRDGTMLFHARRRKAPLLTMFGGDVTTSRLRAEWAVTKLTPFYPMSPPWTAGAALPGGDFAWDRFDTEIDLARDRWRFLSEPEAQRLVAAYGSRLSAVLGEAKTRDELGPGFGPELTGAEIRYLMACEWARFPDDILWRRSKLGLTMPAADRDAVATFMANVM; encoded by the coding sequence ATGGCGGATTACGACCTCGCGATCATCGGCGGCGGCCTGAACGGTGTCAGCCTCGCGCGCGATGCGGCAGGCCGCGGCCTGCGGGTGATCCTGTTCGAGCAGGGCGATCTCGGCGGCGCGGCATCGTCGGCGACACCGCGGCTGATCCACGGCGATCTGTCGGTGCTGGAGCGGCGCAGGTTCCGGCGGGTGCGCCGCGCCCTGGCCGAGCGCCGGACCTGGCTCCGGATCGCGCCGCATCTGGTCCGGCCGCTGCGCTTCGTGATCCCCGCGCATTCCGACGAGCGTCCGCCGTGGCTGCTGCGCGCCGGCCTGTATGTCTATGACGGTCTCACGAACCGGGGCGGCCTGCCACCATCGGCGACCCTCGACATCACGCACCATCCGGTCGGCAACGCGCTGAAGCGCCCGTTCGGCACGGCGTTCGAATATTCGGACTGCGTCGTCGACGACTCTCGCCTGGTGGTGCTGACGGCGTTGGATGCGGCCGAACGTGGCGCCGCGATCCGGACTGGTGCGCGTTGTGTGCGTGCCGACAGAACTGATACCTGGCGGCTCGCGGTGGTCGATCGCGGCCATCGCCGCACGGTCACGGCGCGGGCGCTGGCCAACGCCACCGGCGCCTGGACGCCGATGGTCGCCGATACCGTGCTGCGGCAGCCGCAGCCCGCCATGGCGGCCACGCAGATGAGCCAGATCATCGTGCCGAGGCTGTTCGATTCCCAGAACGTCTACGTCTTTCAGAACAATGATGGACGGCTGATCTTTGCCCGGCCCTTCGAGCGCGACTTCACGCTGATCGGCACCGTCACGCACGCCTTCACCGGCGATCCCGCCATTGTCGCGATGCCGGGGGCCGACGTCGGCTATCTCTGCGACGCCGCCAGCCGCTATTTTCGGGAGCGCGTTGCCCCGACCGACGTGGTCCGGACGGTCTCCGGCGTCAACCTGACGCTGGCGTCCGCGCGCGGACGCGACGGCACGATGCTGTTCCATGCGCGCCGGCGCAAGGCGCCGCTGCTGACGATGTTCGGCGGCGACGTCACCACCTCGCGCCTGCGCGCTGAATGGGCGGTGACGAAGCTGACGCCGTTCTATCCGATGTCGCCGCCCTGGACTGCCGGCGCCGCGCTGCCCGGCGGAGATTTTGCATGGGACCGTTTCGACACCGAGATCGACCTCGCGCGCGACCGCTGGCGCTTTCTGTCGGAGCCGGAGGCGCAGCGTCTGGTCGCGGCTTACGGGTCGCGGTTGTCGGCCGTGCTCGGCGAGGCGAAGACCCGCGACGAACTTGGTCCGGGCTTCGGCCCTGAGTTGACGGGTGCCGAGATCCGCTACCTGATGGCTTGTGAATGGGCGCGCTTTCCGGACGATATCCTCTGGCGCCGATCCAAGCTGGGCCTGACCATGCCTGCGGCGGACCGCGACGCAGTTGCCACGTTCATGGCGAATGTGATGTGA
- a CDS encoding AsmA family protein — protein sequence MAQGMKRLGTPIAALLGVALIALIATSWLINRDALRKAVEAQIRDVTGLELSVAGAIDISVLPASYISFRDVRLKGGGTSDPALQVDVLTANLRLLPLLLQRFEIADLTLLRPRIHVSLKPDGQSNWTPFIQTIARTMKPGAENQVSFSEIRIQDGVLDYEDATHGTEKFEDIDLSLAWPSISRSFAATGQFDWRGERVDGSISFSDFVAALSGERSGLKARIASAPLKLAFDGSVANRTSPMMEGMLTVDSPSLRNALRWTGQPQPASGGFGRFVLKARANVVGASIALTNVNVELDGNAAEGVMTYANNGRQTLQATLAADALDFTPYISTFRLLASGARDWNRQLFDLNGLSTTDLDMRLSAAKLTVGPTKLGRTAIGANLRNGTLALSVGEAQVYGGIAKGSFGIARSDTIADIKAQFQFTDVDLQACAAELFGLNKLSGRGNINVSLFASGSSPFGLVQSLDGSATVTGHDGAIAGFNAEQLLKRLERRPLSGGGNFRNGSTPYNNLTIAVKFSDGVATAEDIRVEGPAAKITLTGTASVPTREYDMKGVASLNSTSGFELPFVVQGPWDDPLIFPDPESLIRRSPASAPLLDMLKDRKGGDAVRSAIERITGSRKRPAPAEAPTAENSKENAKSN from the coding sequence ATGGCCCAAGGAATGAAGCGCCTCGGGACGCCGATCGCGGCGCTGCTCGGCGTTGCGCTGATCGCCCTGATCGCGACCTCATGGCTCATCAACCGCGACGCGCTGCGCAAGGCGGTCGAAGCGCAGATCCGCGACGTCACCGGGCTCGAACTCAGTGTCGCAGGCGCGATCGACATCTCGGTGCTGCCGGCGAGCTACATTTCCTTCCGTGACGTCCGCCTCAAGGGCGGCGGCACCAGCGATCCCGCGCTCCAGGTCGACGTGCTCACCGCCAATCTGCGGCTGCTGCCGTTGCTGCTGCAACGGTTCGAGATCGCCGACCTGACATTGCTGCGGCCGCGCATCCATGTCAGCCTGAAGCCGGACGGCCAGAGCAACTGGACGCCGTTCATCCAGACCATCGCGCGCACCATGAAGCCCGGTGCCGAGAATCAGGTCTCGTTCTCCGAAATCCGGATCCAGGACGGCGTGCTCGATTACGAGGACGCCACCCACGGCACCGAGAAGTTCGAGGACATCGACCTGTCGCTGGCCTGGCCCTCGATCTCGCGATCCTTCGCTGCGACCGGACAGTTCGACTGGCGCGGCGAGCGTGTCGACGGCTCGATCAGTTTTTCCGATTTCGTCGCCGCCCTCTCCGGGGAGCGCTCGGGGTTGAAGGCGCGGATCGCCAGCGCGCCGCTCAAGCTCGCCTTCGACGGCAGCGTGGCCAACCGCACCAGCCCGATGATGGAAGGTATGCTGACGGTCGACAGCCCCTCCTTGCGAAATGCGCTGCGCTGGACCGGGCAGCCGCAGCCCGCCAGCGGCGGCTTCGGCCGCTTCGTGCTGAAAGCGCGCGCCAACGTCGTGGGCGCCTCGATCGCGCTCACCAACGTCAATGTCGAGCTCGACGGCAACGCCGCCGAGGGCGTCATGACTTACGCCAATAACGGCCGGCAGACGCTGCAGGCGACGCTTGCCGCCGACGCACTCGACTTCACACCTTATATCTCGACCTTCCGCCTGCTCGCGAGCGGCGCGCGGGACTGGAACAGGCAGCTGTTCGATCTCAACGGATTGTCGACGACCGACCTCGACATGCGCCTGTCGGCGGCAAAGCTGACGGTCGGACCGACCAAGCTCGGCCGCACTGCGATCGGCGCCAATTTGCGCAACGGCACGCTGGCGCTCTCGGTCGGCGAGGCACAGGTCTATGGCGGCATCGCCAAGGGCTCGTTCGGCATCGCGCGCTCCGACACCATCGCCGACATCAAGGCGCAATTCCAGTTCACCGACGTCGATCTCCAGGCCTGCGCCGCCGAACTTTTCGGCCTCAACAAGCTGTCCGGCCGCGGCAATATCAACGTGTCGCTCTTCGCTTCGGGATCGAGCCCGTTCGGTCTCGTGCAATCGCTCGACGGCAGCGCCACCGTCACCGGTCATGACGGCGCGATCGCGGGTTTCAATGCAGAGCAATTGCTGAAGCGCCTGGAGCGGCGGCCGCTGTCGGGCGGCGGCAATTTCCGTAACGGTTCGACGCCTTACAACAATCTCACCATCGCCGTGAAATTCTCCGATGGGGTCGCCACCGCCGAGGACATCCGTGTCGAAGGGCCGGCGGCGAAGATCACGCTCACCGGCACCGCCTCGGTGCCGACGCGCGAATACGACATGAAGGGCGTGGCGAGCCTCAACAGCACGTCGGGCTTCGAACTCCCATTCGTGGTGCAGGGCCCGTGGGACGATCCCCTGATCTTCCCCGATCCGGAAAGCCTGATCCGCCGTTCGCCGGCCTCCGCGCCGCTGCTCGACATGCTGAAGGACCGTAAGGGGGGCGACGCCGTGCGCTCCGCGATCGAACGCATCACGGGAAGCAGAAAGCGTCCCGCGCCGGCGGAAGCGCCGACGGCGGAAAATTCCAAAGAGAACGCCAAGTCCAACTGA
- a CDS encoding ABC transporter permease: MSARRIFARPARFAAIAPYVWMVLFFLVPFAFVLKISLSQTAIAQPPYEPVFDLTAGWDALKAAFAALSIDNFRLLVSDDLYVFAYLRSLTVAVTSTVLLLLVGYPIAYGMARLPRRWQAVAMVLVIVPFWTSFLIRIYAWINILQHDGLLNQILLALHLVSQPVVWLSTDSAMYIGIVYSYLPFMILPLYATLAKMEPVLEEAASDLGAPPWQVFWLLTFPLSLPGVGAGVLLCFIPIVGEFVIPDLLAGSNSLMIGQTLWLEFFTNKDWPVASAAAIVLLVVLLLPLLLYERLQKRQLEQGR, from the coding sequence ATGAGCGCCCGCCGCATCTTCGCGCGGCCGGCGCGCTTTGCCGCGATCGCGCCCTATGTCTGGATGGTGCTGTTCTTCCTGGTGCCCTTTGCCTTCGTGCTGAAGATCAGCCTGTCGCAGACGGCGATCGCGCAGCCGCCTTACGAGCCGGTATTCGACCTGACGGCGGGGTGGGACGCGCTGAAGGCGGCCTTTGCCGCACTCTCGATCGACAATTTCAGGCTGCTCGTCTCTGACGACCTCTATGTATTCGCCTATCTGCGCAGCCTTACGGTCGCCGTGACCTCAACGGTGCTGTTGCTGCTCGTCGGCTATCCCATCGCCTATGGCATGGCGCGGCTGCCGAGGCGTTGGCAGGCGGTGGCGATGGTGCTGGTGATCGTACCGTTCTGGACCTCGTTCCTGATCCGCATCTATGCCTGGATCAACATCCTCCAGCACGACGGGCTGCTGAACCAGATCCTGCTGGCGCTGCACCTGGTCAGCCAGCCGGTGGTCTGGCTCTCCACCGACAGCGCGATGTATATCGGCATCGTCTATTCCTATCTGCCGTTCATGATCCTGCCGCTCTACGCCACGCTCGCGAAGATGGAGCCGGTGCTGGAGGAGGCAGCCTCCGATCTCGGCGCGCCGCCGTGGCAGGTGTTCTGGCTCCTCACCTTTCCGCTGTCGCTGCCCGGTGTCGGCGCCGGCGTGCTGCTGTGCTTCATTCCCATCGTCGGCGAATTCGTCATCCCCGATCTTCTGGCCGGCTCCAATTCGCTGATGATCGGCCAGACCCTGTGGCTCGAATTCTTCACCAACAAGGACTGGCCGGTCGCCTCTGCCGCCGCCATTGTGCTGCTCGTGGTGCTGCTGTTGCCTCTGTTGCTGTACGAACGGCTGCAGAAACGGCAGCTGGAACAGGGGCGCTGA
- a CDS encoding carbohydrate ABC transporter permease: MAITLSGDQALPGPPLSSRLTPAQIWGIALLAPYLLVFLAFVVYPVCYGLWLARAPSNYVALYNDPIFARAAVNTLIFLVIGINIKMLIALFLSGFFAQQRTWIRWLSVIFILPWAVPSIPTILSVRFMLNPEWGMINHYIFSLTGDDGPNWLNDPTVALTMAIAVHIWKSLPFWTLILMTGRLAIAQDLFEAAEVDGASWWQKFRFITWPSMQTLYITCTLLSMIWTLGDFNSVYLLTGGGPADLTHVLSTLGIRYLRLDQLSLAMASIVCAIPFVLPLMYFMMKRLSR; encoded by the coding sequence ATGGCGATCACGCTCTCTGGCGATCAGGCACTCCCCGGCCCGCCCCTGTCGTCGCGACTGACCCCGGCACAGATATGGGGCATCGCGCTGCTCGCGCCCTATCTGCTCGTTTTCCTGGCCTTCGTTGTCTATCCCGTCTGCTACGGGCTGTGGCTGGCGCGCGCTCCGTCGAACTATGTGGCGCTCTACAACGACCCGATCTTCGCGCGCGCCGCGGTCAACACGCTGATCTTCCTGGTCATCGGCATCAACATCAAGATGCTGATCGCGCTGTTCCTGTCCGGCTTCTTCGCCCAGCAGCGCACCTGGATCAGATGGCTCTCGGTGATCTTCATCCTGCCCTGGGCGGTGCCGTCGATCCCGACCATCCTGTCAGTGCGCTTCATGCTCAATCCCGAATGGGGCATGATCAACCACTACATCTTCTCCTTGACCGGCGATGACGGCCCGAACTGGCTGAACGATCCGACCGTGGCGCTGACCATGGCGATCGCCGTGCACATCTGGAAGTCGCTACCGTTCTGGACGCTGATCCTGATGACCGGCCGGCTGGCGATCGCGCAAGACCTGTTCGAGGCGGCCGAGGTCGACGGCGCGAGCTGGTGGCAGAAATTCCGCTTCATCACCTGGCCGTCGATGCAGACGCTCTACATCACCTGCACGCTGCTCTCGATGATCTGGACGCTCGGCGACTTCAACAGCGTCTACCTGCTCACCGGCGGCGGCCCTGCAGACCTCACGCACGTGTTGTCGACGCTCGGCATCCGCTATCTCCGGCTCGACCAGCTTTCGCTCGCGATGGCCTCCATCGTCTGCGCGATACCGTTCGTCCTGCCGCTGATGTACTTCATGATGAAACGGCTATCCCGATGA
- a CDS encoding ABC transporter substrate-binding protein, with the protein MKSKVIGAVSLAVAAAGLFAAAAPAFAQQKTITVWWGKGFYRSEDDALLETIKKFEAKTGIKVELSQYAIQDMIPKTVAALDAGTVPDVAYSDSYDVQAQGKWAYEGKLEDLSDVMEPIKGRFVQNTLDASILYNDVTKKKAYYGFPLKQQSMHVQIWNDMLEKAGFKQADIPNDWAGYWTFWCDKVQPGIRKATGQRVYAVGQPMGVESTDAFQSFYTFMDAYHVKLVDDDGKLTVDDPKVRENLIHALKDYTDTYIKGCTPPSSTTWKDPDNNVAFHNKTIVMTHNFTISIAAKWYEDSQNQALTPEQREAGKKAYEQDIITASFPKAPDGSTIKYRSDVKTGLVFTAAKNKAEAKQFISFLLQEENVRPYIEGALGRWFPVTKESQESPFWQADKHRKAVYAQFKGGTAAFDFTKNWKFTILNNENVWAKAMNRVVSEKVPVDKAVDELIARIKQVAG; encoded by the coding sequence GTGAAATCCAAGGTTATTGGCGCAGTATCACTGGCGGTCGCTGCGGCCGGGCTGTTTGCAGCCGCTGCACCCGCATTTGCGCAGCAGAAGACGATCACGGTCTGGTGGGGCAAGGGCTTCTATCGTTCCGAAGACGACGCGCTTCTCGAGACGATCAAGAAGTTCGAAGCCAAGACCGGCATCAAGGTCGAATTGTCGCAATACGCGATCCAGGACATGATTCCGAAGACGGTCGCCGCGCTCGATGCCGGCACCGTGCCCGATGTCGCCTATTCCGACTCTTATGACGTGCAGGCGCAGGGCAAGTGGGCCTATGAGGGCAAGCTCGAGGATCTCTCCGACGTGATGGAGCCGATCAAGGGCCGTTTCGTGCAGAACACGCTGGATGCGTCGATCCTCTACAACGACGTCACCAAGAAGAAGGCCTATTACGGCTTCCCGCTGAAGCAGCAGAGCATGCACGTCCAGATCTGGAACGACATGCTGGAGAAAGCCGGCTTCAAGCAGGCCGATATCCCGAACGACTGGGCCGGCTACTGGACGTTCTGGTGCGACAAGGTGCAGCCCGGGATCCGCAAGGCGACCGGACAGCGCGTTTACGCCGTCGGCCAGCCGATGGGCGTGGAATCCACCGACGCGTTCCAGTCGTTCTACACCTTCATGGACGCCTACCACGTCAAGCTGGTCGACGATGACGGCAAGCTCACGGTCGACGATCCCAAGGTTCGCGAGAACCTGATCCACGCGCTGAAGGACTATACCGACACCTACATCAAGGGCTGCACGCCGCCCTCCTCCACGACCTGGAAGGATCCCGACAACAACGTCGCCTTCCACAACAAGACGATCGTGATGACCCACAACTTCACGATCTCCATCGCGGCGAAGTGGTACGAAGACTCGCAGAATCAGGCTCTCACACCCGAGCAGCGCGAGGCCGGCAAGAAGGCCTATGAGCAGGACATCATCACGGCATCCTTCCCCAAGGCGCCCGATGGTTCGACCATCAAGTACCGCTCCGACGTCAAGACCGGACTGGTTTTCACCGCCGCCAAGAACAAGGCCGAGGCCAAGCAGTTCATCAGCTTCCTGCTCCAGGAAGAGAACGTCCGTCCCTATATCGAGGGCGCGCTCGGCCGCTGGTTCCCGGTGACGAAGGAAAGTCAGGAAAGCCCGTTCTGGCAGGCTGACAAGCACCGCAAGGCCGTCTATGCGCAGTTCAAGGGCGGCACCGCGGCGTTCGACTTCACCAAGAACTGGAAGTTCACGATTCTCAACAACGAGAACGTGTGGGCGAAGGCGATGAACCGCGTCGTCAGCGAGAAGGTTCCCGTCGACAAGGCCGTCGACGAACTGATCGCCCGCATCAAGCAGGTCGCGGGTTAA
- a CDS encoding ABC transporter ATP-binding protein, with product MTDELPRTDGVANTGGGDALPAAGQPLLRIEGVVKTFGTFRAVDGVSLDIRAGEFFALLGPSGCGKTTLLRMLAGFEAPDEGRILLGNKDIAQALPHERPINMMFQNYALFPHLSVRDNIAFGLKRAGMARAEIAIRVTEMVALVKLEGLEKRKPDQLSGGQRQRVALARALARRPQLLLLDEPLAALDKKLRQSTQGELMELQRRLGMTFIIVTHDQEEAMTMADRIGVMNAGRLAQVASPRELYEAPRSRWIAEFVGDINLFDGETKLRDGHRLVIGTRDAGTLVVAEPREPVGAGKFSIAIRPEKIKLSRRAPVSEAGRETTINSLDGVIADICYLGGTTTYKVKLDTGGIVRASVANSARLDVDAYSVGQQIVAWFTPDDCVVLPS from the coding sequence ATGACGGACGAGTTGCCCAGAACAGACGGCGTGGCCAATACGGGCGGCGGAGATGCGCTTCCTGCGGCGGGCCAGCCGCTGCTGCGCATCGAGGGCGTAGTCAAAACCTTTGGCACCTTCCGCGCCGTGGACGGGGTCTCGCTCGATATCAGGGCCGGCGAATTCTTCGCGCTGCTCGGTCCCAGCGGTTGCGGCAAGACCACCCTGCTGCGCATGCTTGCCGGCTTCGAGGCGCCGGATGAAGGGCGGATCCTGCTCGGGAATAAGGATATCGCGCAGGCGCTGCCGCATGAGCGGCCGATCAACATGATGTTCCAGAACTACGCGCTGTTTCCGCATCTCTCCGTGCGCGACAACATTGCCTTCGGCCTCAAGCGCGCTGGCATGGCGCGCGCCGAGATCGCCATCCGTGTGACCGAGATGGTCGCGCTGGTGAAGCTCGAAGGGCTGGAGAAGCGCAAGCCGGATCAGCTCTCCGGCGGCCAGCGCCAGCGCGTCGCGCTCGCCCGTGCACTGGCGCGACGCCCGCAATTGCTGCTGCTCGACGAGCCGCTTGCCGCGCTCGACAAGAAGCTGCGTCAGAGCACGCAGGGCGAGTTGATGGAGCTGCAGCGCCGGCTCGGCATGACCTTCATCATCGTCACCCACGATCAGGAGGAGGCGATGACGATGGCTGATAGAATCGGCGTGATGAACGCCGGCAGGCTTGCTCAGGTCGCGAGCCCCCGCGAACTCTATGAAGCACCGCGCTCGCGGTGGATCGCGGAGTTCGTCGGCGACATCAACCTGTTCGACGGCGAGACCAAATTGCGCGACGGTCATCGTCTGGTCATTGGCACGCGTGATGCGGGTACGCTGGTGGTGGCCGAGCCGCGCGAACCGGTCGGTGCGGGAAAATTCTCCATCGCGATTCGCCCCGAGAAGATCAAGTTGTCCCGCCGCGCCCCGGTGAGCGAAGCCGGCCGTGAAACCACGATCAACAGCCTGGACGGCGTGATCGCGGACATCTGCTATCTCGGCGGCACCACCACCTACAAAGTGAAGCTCGATACCGGCGGGATCGTACGGGCCTCCGTCGCCAATAGCGCGCGCCTGGATGTCGACGCCTATAGCGTGGGCCAGCAAATCGTCGCCTGGTTCACGCCCGATGATTGCGTGGTGCTGCCGTCATGA
- a CDS encoding carbohydrate ABC transporter permease — MKLPGVSEFSWRDVATEARLLLIGIPVFIWTMIPIYHMFLFAISPKEDAFSGKLWPDHPTLHNFEIVFKQQHYFLRDFYIQFWNSLVIATAVGVLTLVIATAAAFSISRLRVPGGRIVMNLALFTYFIPAAFLAVPMYRTMGNYGLLNNHWSLILAMVTIASPYAIWVLKQASDKLPVELDEAAVMDGATTLQIFRLVYLPLMMPSLVAIGTYAVLLAWNEYLYAFLLLSNDRELTLPVALGNFLAADDSPWELLMTTGFIYALPPAAVYYAFRRYMVGGLTAGAVKS; from the coding sequence ATGAAGCTTCCTGGCGTAAGCGAATTTTCCTGGCGCGACGTTGCAACCGAAGCGCGGTTGCTGCTGATCGGTATTCCCGTTTTCATCTGGACGATGATCCCGATCTACCACATGTTCCTGTTCGCGATCTCGCCGAAGGAGGACGCGTTCTCGGGCAAGCTGTGGCCGGATCATCCGACGCTGCACAACTTCGAAATCGTGTTCAAGCAACAGCATTACTTCCTGCGCGACTTCTACATCCAGTTCTGGAATTCCCTCGTTATCGCGACAGCCGTCGGCGTGCTGACCCTGGTCATCGCCACCGCGGCGGCGTTCTCGATCTCCCGGCTGCGGGTGCCGGGCGGACGCATCGTGATGAACCTGGCGCTGTTCACCTATTTCATCCCCGCGGCGTTCCTGGCCGTGCCGATGTACCGCACCATGGGCAATTACGGCTTGCTCAACAATCACTGGTCGCTGATCCTGGCCATGGTGACGATCGCCAGCCCTTACGCGATCTGGGTGCTCAAGCAGGCCTCCGACAAGCTGCCGGTCGAACTGGACGAGGCCGCGGTGATGGACGGCGCCACGACGCTGCAGATCTTCCGGCTGGTCTATCTGCCGCTGATGATGCCGTCGCTGGTCGCGATCGGCACTTATGCGGTGCTGCTGGCCTGGAACGAATATCTCTACGCGTTCCTGCTGCTGTCGAACGACCGCGAGCTCACGCTGCCCGTCGCACTCGGCAACTTCCTCGCCGCCGACGACTCGCCCTGGGAGCTGCTGATGACCACCGGCTTCATCTACGCACTGCCGCCGGCCGCGGTCTACTACGCCTTCCGCCGCTACATGGTGGGCGGGCTCACGGCGGGTGCGGTGAAGTCGTAG